One Gemmatimonadaceae bacterium DNA window includes the following coding sequences:
- a CDS encoding metallophosphoesterase: MSNVRLLHVSDLHFGRPAVPAQIDAIEAQIQAERYDVVAISGDVSQRSRSGEFQRAAAFIRDARRVSKVLCVPGNHDVAWWESPLHLRGAERMYTRYRQYIDRDLEPVLRVAGATVVGLNTSQGVHARTLTWNVRDISIIGDLRKPQIERARREFDASPSGDARVIVMHHNPVKGELSQRHGLKHTKQILGAFAQIGVDLVLCGHDHQEAIHYIEHTRKGTVISTAGTVSNRSRGGRPSSLNVITITAAEICIVTHIWSSADRTFSPGPSKCFARSSHDSA; the protein is encoded by the coding sequence ATGTCCAACGTGCGGCTGCTCCACGTCTCCGACCTGCACTTCGGGCGCCCCGCCGTCCCGGCGCAGATCGACGCCATCGAGGCGCAGATCCAGGCGGAGCGCTACGACGTGGTGGCGATCTCGGGCGACGTGTCGCAGCGCTCGCGCTCGGGCGAGTTCCAGCGCGCGGCCGCCTTCATCCGCGACGCGCGCCGCGTGAGCAAGGTGCTGTGCGTTCCCGGCAACCACGACGTGGCCTGGTGGGAGTCGCCGTTGCACCTGCGGGGTGCCGAGCGGATGTACACGCGCTACCGGCAGTACATCGACCGCGACCTGGAGCCCGTGCTGCGCGTCGCGGGGGCTACGGTGGTGGGGCTCAACACCTCGCAGGGCGTGCACGCGCGCACCCTCACCTGGAACGTGCGCGACATCTCGATCATCGGCGACCTGCGCAAGCCGCAGATCGAGAGAGCGCGTCGCGAGTTCGACGCCTCACCCAGCGGTGACGCCCGCGTGATCGTGATGCACCACAACCCGGTAAAGGGGGAGCTTTCCCAGCGGCACGGCCTCAAGCACACGAAGCAGATCCTCGGCGCCTTTGCGCAGATCGGCGTCGACCTCGTGCTGTGCGGGCACGATCACCAGGAGGCGATCCACTACATCGAGCACACGCGGAAGGGGACCGTGATCTCGACCGCGGGGACGGTGTCGAACCGGTCGCGCGGCGGCCGCCCGTCGAGCCTAAACGTCATCACCATAACGGCTGCGGAGATCTGCATCGTGACGCACATCTGGTCCTCGGCCGACCGGACCTTCTCACCAGGCCCCTCGAAGTGCTTCGCGCGCTCCTCACACGACTCGGCCTGA
- a CDS encoding acyl-CoA dehydrogenase family protein has product MTTDFFNIDSALSEDERAVRDSVRRFVDERVLPIIGSCYVEGRFPRELIPEMAELGVLGANLPEEYGCAGLNNVAYGLIMQELERGDSGIRSFASVQGALVMYPIYAFGSEEHKRSWLPRLASGEAIGCFGLTEPDYGSNPSGMITMAMQQPDGSWLLNGGKMWITNGSQAHVSVVWAKTNGDKDQSSIRGFVVPTNTPGFKAKDQKGKLSLRASDTSELTFDNVHLPADALLPRSGGLKSPLMCLTQARYGISWGAIGAAMACYEEAVSYAGNRVMFDKPIGGFQLQQARLADMLTEIVKAQLVSLHLGRLKDAGTFTPQQVSLAKRNNVDIATNIAREARRLLGANGILAEYSAMRHMANLESVYTYEGTHDVHSLILGQAVTGLNAFN; this is encoded by the coding sequence ATGACGACCGACTTCTTCAATATCGATAGCGCGCTCTCCGAGGATGAGCGCGCAGTCCGTGATAGCGTCCGTCGCTTCGTCGACGAGCGCGTCCTCCCGATCATCGGATCGTGCTACGTGGAGGGGCGTTTCCCCCGCGAGCTGATTCCCGAGATGGCCGAGCTGGGCGTCCTGGGGGCCAACCTTCCCGAGGAGTACGGCTGCGCTGGGCTCAACAACGTGGCCTACGGGCTCATCATGCAGGAGCTGGAGCGCGGCGACTCCGGCATCCGATCGTTTGCCTCGGTGCAGGGCGCGCTGGTGATGTATCCCATCTACGCCTTTGGCAGCGAGGAGCACAAGCGGAGCTGGCTCCCCAGGCTGGCCAGCGGCGAGGCGATTGGCTGCTTCGGGCTCACGGAGCCCGACTACGGCTCCAATCCGTCGGGGATGATCACGATGGCCATGCAGCAGCCCGATGGCTCGTGGCTTCTCAATGGCGGCAAGATGTGGATCACCAATGGCTCGCAGGCGCACGTCTCCGTGGTGTGGGCCAAGACCAACGGGGACAAGGACCAGTCGTCGATTCGCGGCTTCGTGGTCCCCACCAACACCCCCGGCTTCAAGGCGAAGGACCAGAAGGGGAAGCTCTCGCTGCGCGCCTCGGACACGAGCGAGCTCACCTTCGACAACGTGCACCTGCCGGCCGATGCGCTCCTCCCCAGGTCCGGCGGCCTCAAGTCGCCGCTCATGTGCCTCACGCAGGCGCGCTACGGGATCTCGTGGGGGGCCATCGGGGCGGCGATGGCGTGCTATGAGGAAGCGGTGTCGTACGCCGGGAACCGCGTGATGTTCGACAAGCCGATCGGCGGCTTCCAGCTGCAACAGGCGCGCCTGGCCGACATGCTCACGGAGATCGTCAAGGCGCAGCTCGTGTCGTTGCACCTGGGGCGCCTCAAGGACGCCGGCACGTTCACGCCGCAGCAGGTCTCGCTCGCCAAGCGCAACAACGTCGACATCGCCACCAACATCGCCCGCGAGGCGCGCCGCCTCCTTGGCGCCAACGGGATCCTCGCCGAGTACTCGGCCATGCGCCACATGGCCAACCTCGAGAGTGTGTACACGTACGAAGGGACGCACGACGTCCATTCGCTCATCCTCGGGCAGGCCGTGACCGGCCTCAACGCGTTCAACTGA
- a CDS encoding SprT-like domain-containing protein — protein sequence MTGIQTLRLTRNRTTLVSFRAGTLRVQQGFATAPDDVVRAIAVFVTARGAARLAAKRIILTHPIHRDAAPRPPRRTPLHPDDDAMAVRLRREHARLNALHFGGALRTITVTVSRRMKSRLGHYAPARSHPAGAEIAISRRHIRRDGWAQATDTLLHEMVHQWQEESGYPIDHGAAFRRKAAEVGTTPRAKRALQP from the coding sequence ATGACCGGCATCCAGACGCTCCGCCTCACCCGAAACCGCACGACGCTCGTCTCCTTCCGCGCCGGCACCCTGCGCGTGCAGCAAGGCTTCGCCACCGCTCCCGACGACGTCGTGCGCGCCATTGCCGTCTTCGTCACGGCGCGCGGCGCGGCCCGCCTCGCCGCCAAGCGGATCATCCTCACCCATCCCATCCACCGCGACGCCGCGCCGCGTCCGCCACGGCGCACCCCGCTGCATCCGGACGACGACGCCATGGCCGTGCGACTGCGTCGCGAACACGCGCGCCTGAACGCCCTGCACTTTGGCGGAGCGCTGCGCACCATCACGGTCACCGTCTCGCGCCGCATGAAGTCGCGGCTCGGGCATTACGCGCCGGCACGGTCGCACCCAGCCGGCGCCGAGATCGCCATCTCCAGACGCCACATCCGTCGCGATGGTTGGGCGCAAGCGACCGACACGCTCCTGCATGAGATGGTGCACCAGTGGCAGGAAGAGAGCGGCTACCCCATCGACCACGGCGCAGCGTTTCGTCGCAAGGCGGCCGAGGTGGGGACGACGCCTCGTGCCAAGCGCGCGTTGCAGCCGTAG
- a CDS encoding electron transfer flavoprotein subunit beta/FixA family protein — protein sequence MKIAVCIKRVPEMDVNFKIAASGKGVDEAGLKWDMSDFDGYAVEAALQLTEKLGAGEVHVISLGGDVVQETLRKALSMGAAKAVQLKCDAVPYDAFAIAAALAAELKAGGYDLIMFGKMSIDGANGVTQFVVAELLGLPLVHACSKLEIAGGKGTARREIEGGGELVAFPLPAVVSIDEGIARPRYPSLKGIMAAKKKPLEVRPAQLGEVRLTVEKMELPPARAAGRIIGEGAGAVPELVKLLQTEAKVL from the coding sequence GTGAAGATTGCCGTTTGCATCAAGCGCGTCCCTGAGATGGACGTGAACTTCAAGATCGCCGCGTCGGGCAAGGGCGTCGACGAGGCGGGGCTCAAGTGGGACATGTCGGACTTCGACGGATACGCCGTCGAGGCCGCATTGCAGCTCACGGAGAAGCTCGGCGCGGGCGAGGTCCATGTGATCTCCCTTGGCGGCGACGTGGTGCAGGAGACGCTGCGCAAGGCGTTGAGCATGGGGGCCGCCAAGGCCGTCCAGCTCAAGTGCGACGCCGTTCCCTACGACGCCTTCGCCATCGCCGCCGCGCTCGCCGCCGAACTCAAGGCCGGCGGCTACGACCTGATCATGTTCGGCAAGATGTCGATCGACGGCGCCAACGGCGTCACCCAGTTTGTCGTCGCCGAGTTGCTGGGGCTCCCGCTCGTCCATGCCTGCTCCAAGCTGGAGATTGCCGGCGGCAAGGGGACGGCACGTCGCGAGATCGAGGGGGGCGGTGAGCTGGTCGCCTTCCCGCTCCCGGCCGTCGTCTCCATCGACGAAGGGATCGCGCGCCCGCGCTACCCGTCGCTCAAGGGGATCATGGCGGCCAAGAAGAAGCCGCTCGAGGTGAGGCCGGCGCAGCTCGGCGAGGTGCGCCTGACGGTCGAGAAGATGGAACTCCCGCCCGCGCGCGCGGCCGGGCGCATCATTGGCGAAGGGGCGGGGGCCGTCCCCGAGCTCGTGAAGCTCCTCCAGACTGAAGCGAAGGTGCTCTGA
- a CDS encoding penicillin acylase family protein — translation MRLRPLASVFAALLLAGTVYIGKFGAGPLPPLGPFLDPVRGAWGAAAYTTLPDSATAALPGLTGKVDVRYDQRGVPHIFAATEEDAIRALGYVVARDRLFQLELQARAGAGTLTELVGKAAIRADSEPRALGMARGAEQKLAALANGSLGRRLLEAYAEGVNAYIDHASPAEWPVEYKLLGRQPARWAPINSLHLYARMGWTLAHLDGERQRLAARALVGDAAARALFPAHTPIQEPIQPNGSGQPRIDAVHVPPAGAVDSGALALLDLLPSSGTAQQDAEVSSIFASNNWVVSGSRSKSGHPILAGDPHLGLTLPSIWYEAHLVVPGKLDVYGVTIPGSPGIVIGFTRDLAWSLTNTGADVLDFYRETVDDQVRPTKYLVDDVWKEVEQREEVYRGKRGEVLRVDTVRYTHRGPMHRLEKDWVSMRWTVNEPTDLASAFFNAQHTTTVADFLEAFARDYFSPAQNVVVADRSGNIAIRSTGHYPLRPAGSDGLTIFDGSTAASDWTGYWPVSQYPQAMNPAQGFLASANQEPMDPQQAPAYLGFDWAFEPWRALQINRLLRATPQVSMDDMRRFQTDPGSVRADWFVTYLRNAAAVATARAGAPPSLAAADSILGAWDRRYRVGNTGAILFEQALSQVVRRTFDELVPAGDTVRVATPSSAVLLAMMSDSTNAWWDNRTTRGVVEDRDAILAGALAAAYDTLVARNGLPAAGKWAWGTAAQTTAQVNHLLGLEGFSARDLAVQGGRGTLNPSVGNGGFGASWRMVVELGPTVRAMVTYPGGQSGNPASPRYADRLRFWRDGDLELATVPAAPDSLSPSQLTARLTLTPGGR, via the coding sequence ATGCGACTTCGCCCCCTTGCCAGCGTCTTCGCGGCGCTCCTCCTGGCCGGCACCGTCTACATCGGGAAGTTCGGCGCCGGACCGCTCCCCCCGCTCGGCCCCTTCCTCGACCCGGTCCGCGGCGCATGGGGGGCGGCGGCGTACACGACGCTCCCCGATAGTGCCACGGCGGCGCTCCCCGGTCTCACCGGCAAGGTCGACGTGCGCTACGACCAGCGTGGCGTCCCGCACATCTTTGCCGCCACCGAGGAAGACGCAATCCGCGCTTTGGGCTACGTGGTGGCGCGCGACCGCCTGTTCCAGCTCGAGTTGCAGGCGCGCGCCGGCGCCGGAACGCTCACGGAACTGGTGGGCAAGGCCGCCATACGCGCCGACAGCGAACCGCGCGCCCTCGGCATGGCGCGCGGGGCCGAGCAGAAGCTGGCCGCGCTCGCCAACGGGTCGCTCGGGCGGCGGCTGCTCGAGGCGTATGCGGAGGGGGTCAACGCCTACATCGATCATGCATCGCCCGCCGAGTGGCCGGTGGAGTACAAGCTGCTCGGCCGGCAGCCGGCGCGCTGGGCGCCCATCAACTCGCTGCACCTGTATGCGCGCATGGGGTGGACGCTCGCCCACCTCGACGGCGAGCGGCAGCGGCTGGCCGCACGCGCGCTGGTGGGCGATGCGGCGGCGCGTGCGCTCTTTCCCGCGCACACGCCCATCCAGGAGCCGATCCAGCCTAACGGGAGCGGGCAACCGCGCATCGACGCGGTGCACGTTCCCCCTGCCGGCGCCGTCGACAGCGGCGCGCTGGCTCTCCTCGACCTCCTCCCCTCCTCGGGCACCGCGCAGCAGGACGCCGAGGTGTCGTCCATCTTCGCGTCGAACAACTGGGTCGTGAGCGGCTCGCGCAGCAAGAGCGGGCATCCCATCCTTGCCGGCGATCCGCACCTGGGACTAACCCTTCCCAGCATCTGGTACGAGGCGCACCTCGTCGTGCCGGGCAAGCTGGACGTGTACGGGGTCACGATTCCGGGGTCGCCGGGGATCGTCATCGGCTTCACGCGCGACCTGGCCTGGTCGCTCACCAATACCGGCGCCGACGTTCTCGACTTCTATCGCGAAACGGTCGACGACCAGGTGCGCCCTACGAAGTACCTCGTCGACGACGTGTGGAAGGAGGTCGAGCAGCGCGAGGAGGTGTATCGCGGGAAGCGCGGCGAGGTGTTGCGCGTCGACACCGTGCGCTACACGCATCGCGGGCCCATGCACCGGCTGGAGAAGGACTGGGTCTCGATGCGCTGGACCGTGAACGAACCCACCGATCTCGCGTCGGCGTTCTTCAACGCGCAGCACACCACGACGGTCGCCGACTTCCTCGAGGCCTTTGCCCGCGACTACTTCTCGCCGGCGCAGAACGTCGTCGTCGCCGATCGCAGCGGGAACATTGCCATCCGCTCCACGGGGCACTATCCGTTGCGCCCGGCGGGGAGCGACGGGCTCACCATCTTCGACGGCTCCACCGCGGCCAGCGACTGGACCGGCTACTGGCCCGTGTCGCAGTACCCGCAGGCGATGAACCCGGCGCAGGGGTTCCTGGCCTCGGCCAATCAGGAGCCTATGGATCCGCAGCAGGCGCCGGCGTATCTCGGCTTCGACTGGGCCTTCGAGCCATGGCGCGCGCTGCAGATCAACCGGCTGCTGCGCGCCACGCCACAGGTTTCCATGGACGACATGCGCCGCTTCCAGACCGACCCGGGGAGCGTGCGCGCCGACTGGTTCGTGACCTACCTGCGGAATGCGGCTGCCGTCGCCACGGCCCGCGCCGGTGCGCCCCCATCGCTCGCCGCGGCCGACTCGATCCTTGGCGCCTGGGACCGTCGCTATCGCGTTGGCAACACCGGGGCGATCCTGTTCGAGCAGGCGCTCTCGCAGGTCGTGCGGCGGACCTTCGACGAACTCGTTCCCGCGGGCGACACAGTGCGCGTGGCGACGCCGAGTTCGGCGGTGCTCCTGGCGATGATGAGCGATTCCACGAACGCCTGGTGGGACAACCGCACGACGCGCGGCGTGGTCGAGGACCGCGACGCGATCCTGGCCGGCGCGCTCGCCGCGGCATACGACACGCTCGTCGCGCGCAACGGCCTGCCCGCGGCGGGGAAGTGGGCGTGGGGGACGGCGGCACAGACGACGGCGCAGGTGAATCATCTGCTGGGGTTGGAAGGTTTCTCGGCGCGCGACCTCGCGGTGCAGGGAGGGCGCGGGACGCTCAACCCGTCGGTGGGGAATGGCGGCTTCGGGGCGAGCTGGCGCATGGTCGTCGAGCTGGGCCCCACGGTGCGGGCGATGGTGACGTATCCTGGCGGGCAGAGCGGGAATCCGGCCTCGCCGCGTTACGCCGACCGTTTGCGTTTCTGGCGCGACGGCGACCTGGAGCTCGCGACCGTCCCGGCGGCGCCGGACTCGCTCTCGCCATCGCAGCTGACGGCTCGCCTCACCCTCACGCCGGGAGGGCGCTGA
- a CDS encoding lipid A deacylase LpxR family protein: protein MSGRTAGHEGPVRRLFVVVGGVRGRAAAAAMALVRGMQLAACALALAAMLPHRAGAQNADRAAEGRGAGNSAEKRGEKKDAAARSMPRHPTLGWLPRARLDNDAYNFWQHPGKRTDEEYTNGVVLGMETLRAPWWGRTLGRRAPGCATARIDDRACLSTSIFIGQDMYTPNLDRPPFSYEGWMYERPYAAWLYLGGEGRRISNRALRTYSLSLGVTGAPALGKVAQSIAHHINARYTTRATGWETQVGAEPGVLLGVRQSIMALRWAPGGMGILDIAPSVGTSLGNIRTSADVGGKLRLGINMSHPWDPRAWRGRGAWEFQVSAAGRREFVAHDFSLDGTLFRATDRHVTRVPTVSEYEFGTALRLHRLSVGWRAVTRSREYATGPARHVYAQMYSAIEFRP from the coding sequence GTGAGCGGGCGCACAGCAGGGCACGAAGGGCCGGTTCGCCGGCTCTTCGTCGTTGTGGGCGGTGTGCGCGGCCGTGCGGCGGCGGCCGCCATGGCGCTCGTGCGCGGCATGCAGCTGGCGGCTTGTGCGCTGGCGCTCGCGGCGATGCTTCCGCATCGCGCCGGGGCGCAGAATGCCGACCGTGCAGCCGAAGGGCGCGGCGCGGGCAACTCGGCGGAGAAGCGGGGAGAGAAGAAGGACGCGGCCGCGCGCTCCATGCCGCGACACCCCACCCTGGGGTGGCTCCCGCGTGCGCGCCTGGACAACGACGCCTACAACTTCTGGCAGCATCCCGGCAAGCGCACCGACGAGGAGTACACCAACGGCGTGGTGCTGGGGATGGAAACGCTGCGCGCGCCGTGGTGGGGGCGCACGCTGGGGCGCCGCGCGCCCGGGTGTGCGACCGCACGCATCGACGATCGTGCCTGCCTGTCGACATCGATCTTCATCGGGCAGGACATGTACACCCCCAACCTCGATCGTCCCCCGTTTTCCTACGAGGGGTGGATGTACGAGCGCCCCTATGCGGCCTGGCTCTACCTCGGGGGGGAGGGGCGACGCATCTCCAACCGTGCGTTGCGCACGTACTCGCTCTCGCTGGGCGTGACGGGGGCCCCGGCGTTAGGCAAGGTGGCCCAGTCCATCGCGCACCACATCAACGCGCGCTACACCACGCGGGCCACCGGGTGGGAGACGCAGGTGGGCGCCGAGCCCGGCGTGCTCCTCGGCGTGCGCCAGTCGATCATGGCGCTCCGGTGGGCGCCGGGCGGCATGGGGATCCTCGACATCGCTCCCTCGGTGGGAACGTCGCTGGGGAACATCCGCACCTCGGCCGATGTCGGCGGCAAGCTTCGGTTGGGGATCAACATGTCGCATCCCTGGGACCCGCGGGCGTGGCGAGGGCGGGGGGCGTGGGAGTTCCAGGTGAGTGCCGCCGGGCGCCGCGAGTTCGTGGCGCACGACTTCTCGCTCGATGGTACGCTCTTTCGCGCCACCGACCGCCACGTCACGCGCGTGCCGACGGTGAGCGAGTACGAGTTCGGCACCGCGTTGCGCCTGCACCGCCTGAGTGTGGGGTGGCGCGCCGTGACCCGTTCACGCGAGTACGCCACGGGCCCCGCGCGTCACGTCTACGCGCAGATGTACTCGGCCATCGAGTTCCGCCCGTAG
- a CDS encoding SDR family NAD(P)-dependent oxidoreductase yields the protein MTSPTNRRATPRIALVTGATAGLGAAFARALARRGYALVLVARDAERLAGAAASLRAGHGVEVEVIAADLATDGGVDAVLERIGEGANDAARAIALLVNNAGFGTKGSLVTSDPVAQETMLRLHVLAVHRLTQGAVRQMAAMGRGAVITVSSVASYLTSAGNVNYCATKGYQRLAMEALAREVAWRGIYVQALCPGFTRTEFHQRAEMSMRSIPGWMWLDADRVVADSLDAMERGSPTVVTPSARYKAAVLLLRFLPRWAVHLASGRYRETRQAPA from the coding sequence ATGACTTCGCCCACGAATCGTCGCGCGACTCCACGCATCGCCCTGGTCACCGGTGCCACCGCCGGGCTGGGGGCCGCCTTTGCCCGCGCCCTTGCCAGGCGTGGCTACGCCCTCGTCCTCGTGGCGCGGGACGCGGAACGCCTGGCCGGCGCCGCCGCCTCGCTGCGCGCCGGGCACGGCGTCGAGGTCGAGGTCATCGCCGCCGACCTCGCGACCGACGGCGGCGTCGATGCCGTCCTGGAGCGCATCGGCGAAGGAGCAAACGACGCGGCGCGCGCCATCGCGCTCCTCGTGAACAACGCCGGCTTCGGGACCAAGGGGTCGCTCGTCACGTCCGATCCGGTCGCGCAGGAGACGATGCTGCGCCTGCACGTCCTCGCGGTGCACCGCCTCACGCAGGGCGCCGTGCGGCAGATGGCGGCCATGGGGCGCGGGGCCGTCATCACGGTCTCCTCGGTGGCGTCGTACCTAACGAGCGCCGGCAACGTGAACTACTGCGCCACCAAGGGATACCAGCGCCTTGCCATGGAGGCGCTGGCGCGCGAGGTGGCGTGGCGCGGGATCTACGTGCAGGCGCTCTGCCCGGGCTTCACCCGCACCGAGTTCCACCAGCGCGCCGAGATGTCGATGCGCTCGATTCCCGGCTGGATGTGGCTCGACGCCGATCGCGTCGTGGCCGACTCGCTCGACGCGATGGAGCGCGGCTCGCCAACCGTGGTGACCCCCAGCGCCCGATACAAGGCGGCCGTCCTCCTCCTGCGTTTCCTCCCGCGCTGGGCGGTGCACCTCGCGAGCGGGCGATACCGCGAGACGCGACAGGCACCGGCCTGA
- a CDS encoding isocitrate/isopropylmalate dehydrogenase family protein, whose amino-acid sequence MTIPCTLIPGDGIGPDITDATVRILEAAGAPFAFDRQLAGMAAVQALNNPMPDATLESIKRTRLALKGPLETPVGDGYRSVNVAMRKTFDLYANVRPARVILRGGRFDKVDIVLVRENTEGLYAGLEHYIKIGEDEKAAAESIALITRLGSERVIRYAFEYALAHGRRKLTLVHKANILKFSQGLFRSVGQQIAKEYEGRVQYDERIIDACAMQLVIRPEQFDVIVTTNLFGDILSDLVSGLVGGLGLAPGANIGAGAAIFEAVHGTAPDIAGQGIANPSALTFAACLMLEHVGHASLGRRIQEAVEMTLREGKTVTRDLGGSAGTRQFADAVIARLTA is encoded by the coding sequence ATGACGATTCCCTGCACGCTGATCCCGGGCGACGGCATCGGACCCGACATCACCGACGCGACGGTTCGCATCCTCGAGGCCGCGGGGGCGCCCTTCGCGTTCGATCGCCAGCTGGCCGGGATGGCGGCCGTGCAGGCGCTCAACAACCCGATGCCTGACGCGACGCTCGAGTCGATCAAGCGCACGCGCCTGGCGCTCAAGGGGCCGCTCGAGACGCCGGTGGGCGACGGCTATCGGTCGGTGAACGTCGCGATGCGGAAGACGTTCGACCTCTACGCCAACGTGCGGCCGGCGCGCGTGATCCTGCGCGGCGGGCGATTCGACAAGGTCGATATCGTGCTGGTGCGCGAGAACACCGAGGGGTTGTACGCTGGGCTCGAGCACTACATCAAGATCGGCGAGGACGAGAAGGCGGCCGCCGAGTCGATCGCGCTCATCACGCGCCTGGGCTCGGAGCGGGTGATTCGCTATGCCTTCGAGTACGCGCTGGCGCACGGGCGACGGAAGCTGACGCTCGTGCACAAGGCGAACATCCTCAAGTTTTCGCAGGGGCTGTTCCGGTCGGTGGGGCAGCAGATCGCCAAGGAGTACGAGGGGCGCGTGCAATACGACGAGCGCATCATCGACGCCTGCGCCATGCAGTTGGTGATCAGGCCGGAGCAGTTCGACGTGATCGTGACGACGAACCTGTTTGGCGACATCCTCTCGGACCTGGTGTCGGGCTTGGTGGGGGGGCTGGGACTCGCGCCCGGCGCCAACATCGGTGCCGGGGCGGCGATCTTCGAGGCGGTGCACGGGACGGCGCCCGACATTGCCGGGCAGGGGATTGCCAACCCCAGCGCGCTCACCTTTGCCGCCTGCCTGATGCTGGAGCACGTGGGGCATGCGTCGCTGGGTCGCCGCATCCAGGAGGCGGTGGAGATGACGCTGCGCGAGGGGAAGACCGTCACGCGCGACCTGGGGGGGAGTGCGGGGACGCGGCAGTTTGCCGACGCGGTCATCGCCCGGTTGACTGCCTAA
- a CDS encoding electron transfer flavoprotein subunit alpha/FixB family protein — protein sequence MPNVLAFAEARGGELRKVALEAVTAARQVADQVGGEVHAVLVGPAGVAAKAATLAQYGADVVLVAEHAGFANYAPETTAALVADRVKGGDYRAVIFSASQQGKDLAPRTAARLGCAIATDVTSFSVGGDAVIVTHPGYTGKVVQTLKLVGTPVVLSLRPGSVSPAAKAGAGRTEQVAADPSGARVQVTETILGDSKKLDLGEAPIIISGGRGLKAAEHFKLVEDLAAAFGNAAVGATRAVTDEGWRPHSDQIGQTGRLVSPELYVAVGISGAIQHLAGMRTSKCIVAINKDKEAPIFKVADYGIVGDVFEVVPALTAAVQQARQSSH from the coding sequence ATGCCTAACGTGCTGGCATTTGCGGAAGCGCGCGGCGGTGAGCTGCGCAAGGTGGCGCTCGAGGCGGTGACCGCCGCGCGCCAGGTGGCCGACCAGGTCGGCGGCGAGGTGCATGCCGTCCTCGTGGGCCCCGCCGGCGTGGCGGCCAAGGCGGCGACGCTGGCCCAGTACGGGGCCGACGTGGTGCTGGTCGCCGAACATGCGGGCTTTGCCAACTACGCCCCCGAGACAACGGCGGCACTCGTGGCCGATCGCGTGAAGGGCGGCGACTACCGTGCCGTGATCTTCTCGGCCTCGCAGCAGGGCAAGGACCTCGCACCGCGTACCGCGGCCCGGCTGGGGTGCGCCATCGCGACCGACGTGACGTCGTTCAGCGTGGGGGGCGATGCGGTCATCGTCACGCACCCGGGGTACACGGGCAAGGTGGTGCAGACGCTCAAGCTGGTCGGAACGCCGGTCGTCCTGTCGTTGCGCCCGGGGTCGGTATCGCCAGCTGCAAAGGCCGGGGCCGGGCGCACCGAGCAGGTGGCCGCCGATCCATCGGGGGCCCGCGTGCAGGTGACGGAGACGATCCTCGGTGATTCCAAGAAGCTTGACCTTGGCGAGGCGCCCATCATCATCAGCGGTGGTCGTGGGCTCAAGGCTGCCGAGCACTTCAAGCTGGTGGAAGATCTCGCGGCGGCGTTCGGCAATGCGGCGGTCGGCGCCACGCGCGCGGTGACCGACGAAGGATGGCGCCCGCACTCCGACCAGATCGGGCAGACCGGGCGTCTCGTCTCGCCGGAGCTTTATGTCGCGGTCGGCATCTCGGGGGCAATCCAGCACCTCGCCGGAATGCGCACCTCCAAGTGCATCGTCGCCATCAACAAGGACAAGGAGGCCCCCATCTTCAAGGTGGCCGACTACGGGATCGTGGGCGACGTGTTCGAGGTTGTCCCCGCGCTCACCGCCGCCGTGCAGCAGGCCAGGCAGTCGTCGCACTGA